Proteins from one Strix uralensis isolate ZFMK-TIS-50842 chromosome 14, bStrUra1, whole genome shotgun sequence genomic window:
- the LARS1 gene encoding leucine--tRNA ligase, cytoplasmic isoform X2: MNGRLHLGHTFSLSKCEFAVGYQRLKGKNCLFPFGLHCTGMPIKACADKLKREMELYGCPPEFPDEEEEEEENSAKKEEEIIIKDKAKGKKSKAAAKTGSSKYQWGIMKSLGLSDEEVVSFSEAEHWLEYFPPLAVQDLKSMGLKVDWRRSFITTDVNPYYDSFVRWQFLTLKERNKIKFGKRYTIYSPKDGQPCMDHDRQTGEGVGPQEYTLIKMKVLDPYPAKLSGLRGKNIFLVAATLRPETMFGQTNCWVRPDMKYIGFETVTGDIFICTQRAARNMSYQGFTKDNGVVPVVKELMGEEILGAALSAPLTTYRVIYVLPMLTIKEDKGTGVVTSVPSDSPDDIAALRDLKKKQALRVKYGIKDEMVLPFEPVPIIEIPGYGNLCAQSVCDELKIQSQNDREKLTEAKERVYLKAFYEGVMLVDGFKGQKVQDVKKCIQKMMVDNDEAMIYMEPEKQVTSRSADECVVALCDQWYLDYGEVNWKKQASECLKHLETFCEETRRNFEATLGWLQEHACSRTYGLGTRLPWDEQWLIESLSDSTIYMAFYTVAHLLQGGNLRGQGESPLGIRAHQMSKEVWDYIFFKAAPFPKTEIPREKLDKLKEEFEFWYPVDLRVSGKDLVPNHLSYYLYNHVAMWSDQREKWPVAVRANGHLLLNSEKMSKSTGNFLTLTQAVDKFSADGMRLALADAGDTVEDANFVEAMADAGILRLYTWVEWVKEMIANRDSLRGGPASTFNDRVFASEMNAGIMKTDQNYEKMMFKEALKTGFFEFQAAKDKYRELAIEGMHRELVFQFIEVQTLLLAPICPHLCEHIWSLLGKPGSIMRASWPAAGPVDEVLIRSSQYLMEAAHDLRLRLKNYLAPVKGKKSTKEPSQKPSHCTIYVAKNYPPWQHTTLSVLRKHYQVSGGELPDNKVIASELNTLPELKKYMKKVMPFVAMIKENLEKNGSRVLDLELEFDERAVLMENIVYLTNSLELDHIEVKFASEAEDKIKEDCCPGKPFSIFRTEPSVSVFLVNPQPSNGHFSTKIEIRQGDNREMVIRRLMKMDRGIKDLSKVKLMRFDDPVLGPRRVPVLGKEEAEKTPILEQAVFHIDLGEGHVRVTENGLTKDIGDTIVYLVH, encoded by the exons ATGAACGGCCGCCTTCACCTGGGACACACATTTTCTTTATCTAAATGCGAG TTTGCAGTTGGGTACCAGAGGCTAAAGGGAAAGAACTGCTTGTTTCCGTTTGGTCTGCACTGCACTGGGATGCCTATAAAG GCTTGTGCAGATAAGCTAAAAAGAGAAATGGAACTATATGGCTGCCCACCTGAATTTcctgatgaggaggaggaggaggaagaaaattctgctaaaaaagaagaagaaattatcatcaaagacaaagcaaaaggcaaaaag AGTAAGGCTGCTGCCAAGACTGGCTCCTCCAAGTACCAGTGGGGAATCATGAAGTCTTTGGGTCTCTCTGATGAAGAAGTAGTCAGTTTTTCTGAGGCTGAGCATTGGCTGGAGTATTTCCCTCCCCTTGCTGTCCAGGATCTGAAAAGCATGGGATTGAAG GTGGATTGGCGCCGTTCTTTCATTACTACAGATGTTAATCCTTATTATGATTCCTTTGTACGATGGCAATTTCTTacattaaaggaaagaaataaaattaagtttgGGAAACG ATACACAATTTATTCTCCAAAAGATGGACAGCCTTGCATGGATCATGACAGGCAAACAGGAGAG GGTGTCGGGCCTCAAGAATATACGCTAATAAAAATGAAGGTGTTGGATCCTTATCCTGCAAAATTAAG tggcttaagaggaaaaaatatcttcttgGTGGCTGCTACGCTCAGACCAGAGACCATGTTTGGACAGACTAACTGCTGGGTTCGCCCAGATATGAAGTACATCGGCTTTGAAACTGTGACTGGGGATATTTTTATCTGTACCCAAAGAGCTGCCAGGAATATGTCCTACCAGGGCTTTACAAAAGATAATGGAGTCGTACCTGTTGTCAAGGAGCTGATGGGAGAA GAGATTCTTGGCGCTGCGCTCTCAGCGCCTCTCACCACCTACAGAGTTATATATGTCCTTCCCATGCTCACAATCAAGGAAGATAAAG GAACTGGAGTGGTAACAAGTGTTCCCTCTGATTCTCCGGATGACATTGCAGCCCtgagagatttgaaaaaaaaacag GCTTTGAGGGTGAAGTATGGCATCAAAGATGAAATGGTGCTGCCATTTGAACCG gtGCCCATCATTGAGATCCCAGGCTATGGCAACCTTTGTGCTCAATCAGTCTGTGACGAACTCAAAATCCAGAGCCAGAATGACAGGGAGAAGCTTACTGAGGCCAAGGAGAGAGTGTACCTGAAAGCATTTTATGAGGGA GTAATGTTGGTGGATGGATTCAAAGGACAAAAGGTTCAAGATGTCAAGAAATGTATTCAGAAGATGATGGTGGATAAT GATGAAGCCATGATTTATATGGAGCCTGAGAAACAAGTTACATCGAGGTCCGCTGATGAATGTGTTGTGGCCCTTTGTGACCAGTG GTATTTAGATTACGGTGAAGTGAACTGGAAGAAACAGGCATCGGAGTGCTTGAAACATCTAGAGAC GTTTTGTGAAGAGACTAGGAGGAATTTTGAAGCTACTTTAGGTTGGCTACAAGAGCATGCATGCTCCAGGACGTATGGCTTAG GTACCCGGCTGCCCTGGGACGAGCAGTGGCTGATTGAGTCTCTCTCCGACTCAACTATCTACATGGCCTTTTACACGGTGGCTCacctgctgcagggagggaacctgAGGGGCCAAGGAGAATCTCCTCTGGGCATCAG GGCACACCAAATGAGCAAAGAAGTTTGGGATTACATCTTCTTCAAGGCAGCTCCATTTCCTAAAACAGAGATTCCAAGAGAAAAGTTGGACAAGCTAAAGGAGGAGTTTGAATTTTGGTATCCTGTGGATCTCAGAGTTTCTGGCAAAGATCTTGTTCCAAATCATCTGTCGTACTACCTCTATAACCATGTGGCTATGTGGTCAGATCAAAG agaaaaatgGCCAGTAGCTGTGAGAGCAAATGGACATCTCCTCCTCAATTCTGAAAAG ATGTCTAAATCTACAGGCAACTTTCTTACCCTAACTCAAGCTGTTGACAAGTTTTCTGCAGATG GCATGCGTTTAGCCTTGGCTGATGCTGGAGACACTGTTGAAGATGCCAACTTTGTGGAAGCCATGGCAGATGCTGGTATTCTTCGTCTCTACACATGGGTGGAGTGGGTGAAGGAGATGATTGCAAACAGAGACAGTCTGAGAGGCGGTCCTGCCAGCACCTTCAACGACAGAGTTTTTGCCAG TGAAATGAATGCAGGCATAATGAAGACAGACCAAAATTACGAGAAGATGATGTTTAAGGAAGCTCTGAAAACTGGCTTCTTTGAATTTCAG GCAGCAAAAGATAAATATCGTGAGCTGGCGATAGAAGGAATGCACCGAGAGCTGGTGTTTCAGTTCATTGAAGTTCAGACTCTGCTGCTGGCTCCTATCTGCCCCCACTTGTGTGAGCACATCTGGTCGCTGCTGGGAAAG CCGGGTTCCATCATGAGAGCCTCCTGGCCAGCAGCAGGCCCTGTGGATGAGGTGTTAATCCGCTCCTCCCAGTACCTCATGGAGGCGGCTCACGACCTCCGACTCCGTCTCAAGAACTACCTGGCCCCTGTGAAAGGAAAG AAAAGTACTAAAGAACCTTCTCAGAAGCCTTCTCACTGTACCATCTATGTGGCAAAGAACTACCCGCCTTGGCAGCACACCACCTTATCGGTTCTGCGCAAGCACTACCAG GTCAGTGGAGGTGAGCTGCCAGATAATAAAGTAATTGCCAGTGAGCTTAACACCTTGCCAGAGCTGAAGAAGTATATGAAGAAAGTTATGCCCTTTGTTGCCATGATTAAG gaAAATCTGGAGAAGAATGGTTCACGTGTTCTTGATCTGGAGCTGGAATTTGATGAACGTGCAGTGCTGATGGAGAATATCGTCTATTTGACAAATTCCCTGGAG ctGGATCACATTGAAGTGAAGTTTGCTTCTGaagcagaagataaaataaaagaaGACTGCTGTCCTGGAAAACCATTTTCCATATTCAGAACTGAG
- the LARS1 gene encoding leucine--tRNA ligase, cytoplasmic isoform X1 translates to MAERKGTAKVDFLKKIEKEIQQKWDDERIFEIDASDGQNQKSQGKYFVTFPYPYMNGRLHLGHTFSLSKCEFAVGYQRLKGKNCLFPFGLHCTGMPIKACADKLKREMELYGCPPEFPDEEEEEEENSAKKEEEIIIKDKAKGKKSKAAAKTGSSKYQWGIMKSLGLSDEEVVSFSEAEHWLEYFPPLAVQDLKSMGLKVDWRRSFITTDVNPYYDSFVRWQFLTLKERNKIKFGKRYTIYSPKDGQPCMDHDRQTGEGVGPQEYTLIKMKVLDPYPAKLSGLRGKNIFLVAATLRPETMFGQTNCWVRPDMKYIGFETVTGDIFICTQRAARNMSYQGFTKDNGVVPVVKELMGEEILGAALSAPLTTYRVIYVLPMLTIKEDKGTGVVTSVPSDSPDDIAALRDLKKKQALRVKYGIKDEMVLPFEPVPIIEIPGYGNLCAQSVCDELKIQSQNDREKLTEAKERVYLKAFYEGVMLVDGFKGQKVQDVKKCIQKMMVDNDEAMIYMEPEKQVTSRSADECVVALCDQWYLDYGEVNWKKQASECLKHLETFCEETRRNFEATLGWLQEHACSRTYGLGTRLPWDEQWLIESLSDSTIYMAFYTVAHLLQGGNLRGQGESPLGIRAHQMSKEVWDYIFFKAAPFPKTEIPREKLDKLKEEFEFWYPVDLRVSGKDLVPNHLSYYLYNHVAMWSDQREKWPVAVRANGHLLLNSEKMSKSTGNFLTLTQAVDKFSADGMRLALADAGDTVEDANFVEAMADAGILRLYTWVEWVKEMIANRDSLRGGPASTFNDRVFASEMNAGIMKTDQNYEKMMFKEALKTGFFEFQAAKDKYRELAIEGMHRELVFQFIEVQTLLLAPICPHLCEHIWSLLGKPGSIMRASWPAAGPVDEVLIRSSQYLMEAAHDLRLRLKNYLAPVKGKKSTKEPSQKPSHCTIYVAKNYPPWQHTTLSVLRKHYQVSGGELPDNKVIASELNTLPELKKYMKKVMPFVAMIKENLEKNGSRVLDLELEFDERAVLMENIVYLTNSLELDHIEVKFASEAEDKIKEDCCPGKPFSIFRTEPSVSVFLVNPQPSNGHFSTKIEIRQGDNREMVIRRLMKMDRGIKDLSKVKLMRFDDPVLGPRRVPVLGKEEAEKTPILEQAVFHIDLGEGHVRVTENGLTKDIGDTIVYLVH, encoded by the exons ATGGCG GAGCGAAAAGGGACAGCAAAAGTtgatttcctgaagaaaattgaaaaagagATCCAGCAAAAGTGGGATGATGAGCGAATCTTTGAGATTGATGCTTCGGATGGGCAGAACCAAAAGAG CCAAGGAAAGTACTTTGTTACTTTTCCTTATCCCTACATGAACGGCCGCCTTCACCTGGGACACACATTTTCTTTATCTAAATGCGAG TTTGCAGTTGGGTACCAGAGGCTAAAGGGAAAGAACTGCTTGTTTCCGTTTGGTCTGCACTGCACTGGGATGCCTATAAAG GCTTGTGCAGATAAGCTAAAAAGAGAAATGGAACTATATGGCTGCCCACCTGAATTTcctgatgaggaggaggaggaggaagaaaattctgctaaaaaagaagaagaaattatcatcaaagacaaagcaaaaggcaaaaag AGTAAGGCTGCTGCCAAGACTGGCTCCTCCAAGTACCAGTGGGGAATCATGAAGTCTTTGGGTCTCTCTGATGAAGAAGTAGTCAGTTTTTCTGAGGCTGAGCATTGGCTGGAGTATTTCCCTCCCCTTGCTGTCCAGGATCTGAAAAGCATGGGATTGAAG GTGGATTGGCGCCGTTCTTTCATTACTACAGATGTTAATCCTTATTATGATTCCTTTGTACGATGGCAATTTCTTacattaaaggaaagaaataaaattaagtttgGGAAACG ATACACAATTTATTCTCCAAAAGATGGACAGCCTTGCATGGATCATGACAGGCAAACAGGAGAG GGTGTCGGGCCTCAAGAATATACGCTAATAAAAATGAAGGTGTTGGATCCTTATCCTGCAAAATTAAG tggcttaagaggaaaaaatatcttcttgGTGGCTGCTACGCTCAGACCAGAGACCATGTTTGGACAGACTAACTGCTGGGTTCGCCCAGATATGAAGTACATCGGCTTTGAAACTGTGACTGGGGATATTTTTATCTGTACCCAAAGAGCTGCCAGGAATATGTCCTACCAGGGCTTTACAAAAGATAATGGAGTCGTACCTGTTGTCAAGGAGCTGATGGGAGAA GAGATTCTTGGCGCTGCGCTCTCAGCGCCTCTCACCACCTACAGAGTTATATATGTCCTTCCCATGCTCACAATCAAGGAAGATAAAG GAACTGGAGTGGTAACAAGTGTTCCCTCTGATTCTCCGGATGACATTGCAGCCCtgagagatttgaaaaaaaaacag GCTTTGAGGGTGAAGTATGGCATCAAAGATGAAATGGTGCTGCCATTTGAACCG gtGCCCATCATTGAGATCCCAGGCTATGGCAACCTTTGTGCTCAATCAGTCTGTGACGAACTCAAAATCCAGAGCCAGAATGACAGGGAGAAGCTTACTGAGGCCAAGGAGAGAGTGTACCTGAAAGCATTTTATGAGGGA GTAATGTTGGTGGATGGATTCAAAGGACAAAAGGTTCAAGATGTCAAGAAATGTATTCAGAAGATGATGGTGGATAAT GATGAAGCCATGATTTATATGGAGCCTGAGAAACAAGTTACATCGAGGTCCGCTGATGAATGTGTTGTGGCCCTTTGTGACCAGTG GTATTTAGATTACGGTGAAGTGAACTGGAAGAAACAGGCATCGGAGTGCTTGAAACATCTAGAGAC GTTTTGTGAAGAGACTAGGAGGAATTTTGAAGCTACTTTAGGTTGGCTACAAGAGCATGCATGCTCCAGGACGTATGGCTTAG GTACCCGGCTGCCCTGGGACGAGCAGTGGCTGATTGAGTCTCTCTCCGACTCAACTATCTACATGGCCTTTTACACGGTGGCTCacctgctgcagggagggaacctgAGGGGCCAAGGAGAATCTCCTCTGGGCATCAG GGCACACCAAATGAGCAAAGAAGTTTGGGATTACATCTTCTTCAAGGCAGCTCCATTTCCTAAAACAGAGATTCCAAGAGAAAAGTTGGACAAGCTAAAGGAGGAGTTTGAATTTTGGTATCCTGTGGATCTCAGAGTTTCTGGCAAAGATCTTGTTCCAAATCATCTGTCGTACTACCTCTATAACCATGTGGCTATGTGGTCAGATCAAAG agaaaaatgGCCAGTAGCTGTGAGAGCAAATGGACATCTCCTCCTCAATTCTGAAAAG ATGTCTAAATCTACAGGCAACTTTCTTACCCTAACTCAAGCTGTTGACAAGTTTTCTGCAGATG GCATGCGTTTAGCCTTGGCTGATGCTGGAGACACTGTTGAAGATGCCAACTTTGTGGAAGCCATGGCAGATGCTGGTATTCTTCGTCTCTACACATGGGTGGAGTGGGTGAAGGAGATGATTGCAAACAGAGACAGTCTGAGAGGCGGTCCTGCCAGCACCTTCAACGACAGAGTTTTTGCCAG TGAAATGAATGCAGGCATAATGAAGACAGACCAAAATTACGAGAAGATGATGTTTAAGGAAGCTCTGAAAACTGGCTTCTTTGAATTTCAG GCAGCAAAAGATAAATATCGTGAGCTGGCGATAGAAGGAATGCACCGAGAGCTGGTGTTTCAGTTCATTGAAGTTCAGACTCTGCTGCTGGCTCCTATCTGCCCCCACTTGTGTGAGCACATCTGGTCGCTGCTGGGAAAG CCGGGTTCCATCATGAGAGCCTCCTGGCCAGCAGCAGGCCCTGTGGATGAGGTGTTAATCCGCTCCTCCCAGTACCTCATGGAGGCGGCTCACGACCTCCGACTCCGTCTCAAGAACTACCTGGCCCCTGTGAAAGGAAAG AAAAGTACTAAAGAACCTTCTCAGAAGCCTTCTCACTGTACCATCTATGTGGCAAAGAACTACCCGCCTTGGCAGCACACCACCTTATCGGTTCTGCGCAAGCACTACCAG GTCAGTGGAGGTGAGCTGCCAGATAATAAAGTAATTGCCAGTGAGCTTAACACCTTGCCAGAGCTGAAGAAGTATATGAAGAAAGTTATGCCCTTTGTTGCCATGATTAAG gaAAATCTGGAGAAGAATGGTTCACGTGTTCTTGATCTGGAGCTGGAATTTGATGAACGTGCAGTGCTGATGGAGAATATCGTCTATTTGACAAATTCCCTGGAG ctGGATCACATTGAAGTGAAGTTTGCTTCTGaagcagaagataaaataaaagaaGACTGCTGTCCTGGAAAACCATTTTCCATATTCAGAACTGAG